Proteins encoded together in one Zonotrichia albicollis isolate bZonAlb1 unplaced genomic scaffold, bZonAlb1.hap1 Scaffold_254, whole genome shotgun sequence window:
- the LOC141727833 gene encoding olfactory receptor 14I1-like — translation MSNSSSISHFLLLALADTWQLHLLHFCLLLGISLAALLANGLIISAVACSHHLHTPMFFFLLNLALTDLGCICTTVPKAMHNSLWDTRNISYTGCATQLFLIYFFLGSELSLLTVMCYDRYVSICKPLHYGTLLGSRACAHMAAAAWASAFLSALMHTANTFSLPLCHGNALGQFFCKIPQILKLSCSKFYLRELGLIAVSSCLVLGCFVFIVFSYVQIFRAVLRIPSEQGRHKAFSTCLPHVAVVSLFLSTVIFAHLKPPSISFPSLDLGLSVLYSVVPPALNPLIYSLRNQELKAAVWRLMTGGFQKH, via the coding sequence atgtccaacagcagctccatcagccacttcctcctgctggcattggcagacacgtggcagctgcacctcctgcacttctgcctcttgctgggcatctccctggctgccctcctggccaacggcctcatcatcagcgccgtagcctgcagccaccacctgcacacgcccatgttcttcttcctgctcaacctggccctcactgacctgggctgcatctgcaccactgtccccaaagccatgcacaattccctctgggacaccaggaacatctcctacacaggatgtgccacacagctctttctgatttatttcttccttggatcagagctttccctcctgacagtcatgtgctatgaccgctatgtgtccatctgcaaacccctgcactacgggaccctcctgggcagcagagcttgtgcccacatggcagcagctgcctgggccagtgcctttctcagtgctctcatgcacacggccaatacattttccctgcccctgtgccacggcaatgccctgggccagttcttctgtaaaatcccacagatcctgaagctctcctgctccaaattctacctcagggaacttgggctcattGCTGTTAGTTCCTGTTTGGTAttgggttgttttgtgttcattgttttctcctatgtgcagatcttcagggctgtgctgaggatcccctctgagcagggacggcacaaagccttttccacctgcctccctcacgtggccgtggtctctctgttcctcagcacGGTTATCTTTGCTCACTTGAAGCCTCCCTCCATttccttcccatccctggatctgggcCTGTCAGTTCtttactcggtggtgcctccagccctgaacccgctcatctacagcctgaggaaccaggagctcaaggctgcagtgtggaggctGATGACTGGAggctttcagaaacattaa